ATTTGGCCAGCAGTTGGTCATTATACAACATAGCTATACAGCGTACAATCGTTGCTTAGCAAGACATTTCAACGGcaactaaaattaattaaaacacccTTATCATGCCATTGGTTAGTCAGCTAGCTCGCTAACCTGCTAATGCTAACAGGACGCTGTTTTGACTGGAAGCGCAACCGCAGTGCTTGGCCTTAGCTTGCTCCAGCGTGTTACGGCAGGTTCACTGACTACAAACTGCGGTTATTTTTCGTGCGTGTCCATGGAACACGGGGTACCTGAACTCCGACTCATGCGTTTCTCCCATCCAGACGGTAGTTTGTCATCGTCAGACATGATAACAGATAGATATCTACAGCACAGAGCGTCGCTCCCCTCGCTTATCCCGCCGTGTCGCGGTGCAGTTCCAAATGCAGACAACAGGGAGCAGTATAATCCACACTGGATTATACTGGGTGAGCAGGTTTGTATACATCAAAATTGACTACGTTTAACGTTAATTGAAATATTTTCGTTCATTCCTTTGTAACAATGATCGCATTTTATAACAGACGCACAAAACTATTATGAAGATACTGTGATTCGTATTCTTGCGACGTTAGTGCTCACGACAGTCGACATCAATTGACGGCAGTTGCATTGGTCCCACCATGTTACTGTAGAGTTCTAATTTAATTGGTCGTCTTTTAATGTCGATCAACAGTTAATGTGCATGATTGGTCCATTTGTTCCACGTGAGTTTAGACGTTACTCGTTTACGTCAAACGCTTGGAACGTGGAGAGTAGTTTTATTTTCCTGGGAGCAGACATCTACTTTGGTACTGATTTACTCTTCATTTAGCTAAATGTGTACTTTAATCGATCTCTGTATGAATTAAGGTTTACTAAACGCACCTATTGTAACTATAAATGGTAAACCCCAtttggttagctagctagctattgaaccaggtagctagctagcacgaTTAGTAGGTAATCTTAAGAACATCTGCCACTGCGAGAACCATTCTcgcatttttaaatatagtcAGCCAGTAATTAAGTTAAGTCATTCGAACACTGGGGTTATCcattttttgtaatgtttagtGAAAATATATGGTAGTTGAACTCTGATCACTACTCCAAACAGTCGAGACACACCATGCAGTGGAGGTTAGACCGCCAGGGCAGACCGGTAACTGTTCCTTGGGCACTAGCGGTCTGTCGCGACAGTTCAGTTTCCAAGAGGAACGCtttatgttatgttttgttttgacacGCTTTCTCTTCTTTACCCAATTAGGCAgtacatccatccatccattcacgTACGGGATTGTTCAAACTAGTGAGTTTCGCTGATATTAACGGGCAGCTCATGATGTTTCAGAGTTGTTTCCTGTGTCACTCGGAACTGCAGAGATGATTGAAGTGGTGTGCAATGACCGATTGGGAAAGAAGGTCCGCGTGAAGTGCAAGTATCCTTTACAAGTTGGCACACAGCCGccactttcatttaaattgcAGCTTTACACAGCTTTTCTCTCCGTCTCACTCAGTTCTGGTGATTATATTTCAGGCCGGTTGGTGCACtgttaattatatttgtatctGCTTGTTTGTAGTtctacgcccccccccccccccccccccctccccaaaatgattttaaaaaatctttgtgATTTGGGTTGAACCTGTGTTACTATAATTGCCATGTTTTACTAGGTTTGAGTTggtaaaaaatatttgaaaacataAGTGTtataagtttgtgtgtgtgtgtctttgactTCTGCttaggcgtgtgtgtggttgttacCCTTTATTGTCTGCGTTCTGGTTTTAGTTAGTTCTTTGTGTATTTCTGTTGTCTGTGAATTTTGACATTATGATCTGGCAtattttggggggagggggttgtgtgtttgtattgaaaGTGTCTCATTCTGAGCCTGCTGCTTTGGGTTGTatttgctctttgtgtgtgcaatgtTGACTATGAACCTTAATGGTGTGTACAGTTCTGAAGACACTATTGGAGATCTCAAAAAGCTGATCGCAGCTCAGACTGGCACTAGGTGGGACAAAATCGTCCTCAAGAAATGGTGAAAGTTTCACTTCTCAAATAGACATGTTTGATAGCTTTGTTTCAGTCTATGCTTGAGTCTGTTACAGTGCTGTTCCAAACACTACTGTAGGAAATGACCATGGGTTTCCCTCTTGCAGGTACACCATATTCAAGGACCACGTGTCACTGGGAGACTGTATCCTTTCATACACCACTTTTCCTCTTTAGCCAGTTTCAGGGTTTTGCCAGTAAATAACATGCAACTGGGTTACTTTGAACCAACATGAGGTTTGCGTTCATGTCCTCATTTAAAGGTGAATGCTGTAATGGGGCTGTTTGGAGTCAGTATGGGGTTGGGTATTTTTGGTTTCCAATTGTAACTGTTATGCTACTTTGGCTGAAGGTCAGTTTGCCTGAGAATTTATCATAAGTCTGAGCAAGCAGAACTTAGATCTTTGTAAATTTCATTTTCCGTGTTCTGCAGTGGTAATCAGGAAACTGGGTTACTAAACCagcatttctgtgtattttccTTGACCGTACATAAGATGAGATCCATGATGGCATGAACCTGGAGCTATATTACCAGTAGGGGGCAGAGCTGaggcagatctctctctctctctctcgcgcgcacacacagtgcagactGTACATCCTAGATGCACATTGTAGTACACATACTACCACTTAAGTCTCTCTGACTTCTCATGCCATATCTATTGTGTATGCATGAGCATACACCCACATTTACCCATATACACATTAGGAAGAACATTTTAGTATTGTTTGTTAGATCATGCTTCTAGGCAAGtgatatttgttcatttgaattgttttgatatttggaaataaaaatatttatgtaaattaagTCCTTGGATTTGGTAAAGTAGTTCCTtaaagtaaaacattaaaagagcTAAAAACAATGTCAATGTAGTGTGAGATCTTAATATGTTGGACTGCTTCACTTCTAGGTTTGGGTTAACATTGTAGAATGGTACAGCAGTAGGCTTGGATTGCCAGCAAAGACAAACGTTTGTCTGCAGACATTGATTTCACAAATACTGCATTTGTTTATACTGTGGTTTCACTTTGTCATCCATTTTATTGGATGATGGTTATAGAGACAGTCATATACaagctgtttgtgtttcaggaCCGGTGCATCATTTCCACATTAAAACCTGTAAATGTGGCCCGTGGCTCAGGAAAGCATTGTTAAAGTGATCTGCTTTGCGGCTGTGGTAGAAAATTAATGTTCACTGAGTGTCCTGTGCACAATGACACTCAAAGCTGTACACAGTTGAATCTGATCATGAGCACATGACCATGACCCTAACAGTTTTTTCATTCGTTAAT
The sequence above is a segment of the Electrophorus electricus isolate fEleEle1 chromosome 16, fEleEle1.pri, whole genome shotgun sequence genome. Coding sequences within it:
- the ubl5 gene encoding ubiquitin-like protein 5, whose amino-acid sequence is MIEVVCNDRLGKKVRVKCNSEDTIGDLKKLIAAQTGTRWDKIVLKKWYTIFKDHVSLGDYEIHDGMNLELYYQ